One Halanaerobium hydrogeniformans genomic window, ATATAGATAAAAATCTATCATATGAGAATTTATAGTATCATCAACTTTTTGATCTAAAAAAATGCCCCTGCCTTTAGAACCATAACCAATTACTTTATCAGCAGACACAATTTTTAAAAGCAGAGCAGTTCTCCAATTACCGTGAATATTTAATGCTAATTGATAATTATTTTGCTTTATTTCTTTAGCAAATTCGTATGACCTTAAAACATTCCAATTTTTATTATAACTATAAACATTGTCTATATTTTTATTAACCCTCATAATCTCAGCAAAATTACTGTTAGCAATCAAATCTATTCTTGCTTTTGGAAAAAGCTTTCTCAATTCTGCAAAAAAGGGATGGGCAAAAATTAAATCTCCTAAATATAGCAAATCAATAACTACTATTCTTTTAATTTGATTCATTAGTACCATCCTCTAATTTTATTTCATCGAGCTTTTTTCCTGCTATTCGCATTACCTGGGCCACACTTATTGACTTCATACACTGCATATTACGGCTGCAAGTTTTATCCCAACAACGGATACATTTTAAACTATTGTCCTGGATTACAGTGTGTCCTTCGCCATATGGACCATGTGTAACTGGATTTGTTGGTCCCATAAGAGCAATGACTTGTAAACCAATCGCTGCAGCTAGATGAGTTGGACCAGTATCTCCACCTATATAAAGATCTGCTCTATTATATATCTCTGCTAATTCCTGCAAATCTGTTTTCCCAGCAAGATTACTATAAAATTCTTTATTTCCTTCATATTTATCAATTGCTTCTCTATCAGCATTTGAACCTGTAAAGATAACATAGTAACCTTCTGCTATTAACTCATCTGCCAGTTCAAAATATCTTTCTAAAAACCAGTTTTTTGACTCCCAGGTAGTAAAAGGATTTAATATAATTATCTTTTTATTTGTATCAATTTTCTCTATTTCAAATAATCTACTTACTCTGCTTTTAATAACAGGAGTTATTTTAAGACCATAATTAACTAATTCTGTGTCAACCCCAAGAGCTTTTGCAAGTTCTAAGCTTCTTTCTACTTTATGTAATTTCTTTTCTTTTAATTCAATTTTCGCCTGGTAAAAAAATTGACTTAACTCTCTACCATCAGCAGGCCCCATTCTAAGTTCAGGTTTAATTAAAAAAGAACTAAAAGAACTTTTGAAAAGACCATGTAAATCAAGAGTTATATCATAATTTCTTTTTCGCATCATTTTATAAAAAGACCAAAATTCTTTCAGAGTATGGATTATGCCCTTTTCTTTTATATCATTTTTCCATTTTTTTCTAGGCAAAATAATAGCATTGTCTAAGTAAGGATTCATATTTACTAGTGGAAAAGCCTTATCTTCCACCAACCAGTCTATCTGAGCATTTGGATACTTTTGCCTAATGCCATAGGCTGTTGGTAATGAATGTATAACATCACCAATTGCACTTAATCTTATTATCAATATCTTCTCTGCTTTATCATCAAGCATTATAATCTACTCCTATTTTAATAAAACATTAATTAACTGCAAATTCTTTCTTACTGAACCCCTATTTTCTGCAATTAAAGCTGCTGCTTTTTCAGCTCTATCTTTTCTAAAGTTATCATTGGCCAATAATTGATAGCTTTTTTCAATAAAATCATCTAAATCTTTCACTTCAAAGCCAGTCTCATTGTCCACTAAAAAGTCTCTTTCTTCTTTAAAATTATACATGCTCGGACCAAATAATACAACCTTTGCTCTTGCTGCTGCTTCAATAACATTATGGCCACCTCTATTGATTAATGAGCCTCCGATAAAAACAAGATCAGCAAAATAATATAACTCAGCTAATTCTCCCATTGTATCAATTATAATTATATCTACATCATTACTTAGGTGAATTTCATCTTTTTTTATTTCAGTATAAAGAGCTGCCTTAACAGCTTTCTGTTGGCACAGATCCAATAATTCTTCTCTTCGTTCTACATAGCGAGGAGCTAATAGAATCTTTAGGTCTTTAAAATGAGGTTTTAGTTTTTTATAAAGATCTAAAATAATTTCTTCTTCACCTTGATGCGTACTGCCTGCAATAACAACCTTAGTTTTATTTTTAATATTAAATAACTCTCTTTTTTTATAATACTCTTCTTCAGAAGGATGATTGATACTAAGATCATATTTAAGATTACCATTAATACAGATATGATCTTCAGGAGCTCCTAATTCTTTGATCTTAGCAGCTGCTTCTTGATGCTGCATACTGAAAATATCAACTCTCTGCAGCATGTCTTCCAGCAGATTACCCAGATATTTATACTTATCAAAAGAATCATCACTTATTCTTCCACTTGCCAGCATTATCTGGGTTCCCTGTTCATCTAAAGCTTTTATTAAATTAGGCCAGAGTTCAGTTTCTATCATAATAAACAGATCAGGTTTAAAAATATTAACAGCTTTATTAACAACCCAATTTAGATCAAAGGGAAGATAAATAACTAAATCAGCTGCTTCAATTTTCTTTTTAGCTAATTTTTTCCCACTAGCTGTCATATTAGAAAAAATAATCCTTGCCTGAGGATGGTTTTTTCTAATTTCTTCAGTAAATTTCTGAGCAGCTAGAGTTTCTCCGACAGATGCTGCATGAATCCAGATTACCTTCTCTGCTGGAAATAATAAATCGAGATTGTGGTTATAGAATGCAAAACGCTCTCTCAAGTTTAATTTTTCATCATTACTTCTACTTTTATAATAAAAATAGGGAAGCAAAAAGACAGTTAAAACTGATAATATTGTATTATATAATAAGTACATAAGCTTCCACCTCATAATAATATTATTTTTCTAATTATATTTTTTCCAGCGTCTGTGCAGCCACATCCAGTCTTCCGGTGACCTTTCTATTTCTTTTTCTGTTAAATCAAGTAATCTCTTGAGTTCTACTTTCAATTCCGCTTCTGAACTATCAGCAGCTATTTTAATAGGTGGATAACAGATCAATTCATGTTCTAACCAGCCCTGCCGATGAAAAAAAATAGGTACAATAGGAGCTCCTGTTCTTTGGGCAAATTGAACTGCTCCTAAAAATACAGATGCAGGTCTACCAAAAAAGTTCATTTTCCAGCCCTTACTTCTGGCATCCTGATCACCCAATAAAGCAACTATTTCATTTTTTCTTAAAGCTTTAAAAGCCTTTCTCACAGCTAAGCCCTTTGGAATTATTCCAATTCCTATCCCGCGTCTTATTTCATTAATTTTCTGATCAAATAAAGAGTTTTTCTGTTCTTTAGCTATAGAATTAATCTTATATCCTTTAATAGCCAGTAAAGCTCCTAAAAGCTCCCAGTTGCCTAAGTGGGCTGAATAAATAATAACTCCCTTATTTTCTTCTAAAGCCTGGTCTAGATATTCTAAATTATTAAATTCTACCATCTCTTCAATATCTGCTTCTGTAAACTGATCTTCCATTAAAAATTCAGCAAAATTTAGCCCTAAATTTAAATAAACTTTTTTAGTTATTTTTTTAGCTTCAGCATCTGATACTCCTAATGCTTTTTTTATATTTTTTTGAGCTAGTTTTCTCCTTTTAGGTGTCAACAAATAAGCCAAATAGCCTATAAATTTGCCTGGTAAATAAGCTATTTTTCTCGGTAGTTTAAGAGTTATAAATCTAAATAAATTGTATAAGAATATAGTTATTTTATCTATCATATTAAACCTCTTTAATTAAATAAAATTTTAAAAAACTTTTGCTCGCAGTAAATCCTGGAAATTAAGCATGGCAACTGGTTTGCCAGCTTCAACTACTGGTAGATCATTGATTTCTTTTTCTTCCATAATTTGTAGTGCTTCAGCAGCCAGTTTATCCTTTGTAATTGTAACAGGATCAACTGTCATATAATCTTTAACCGGTCTATCAATAAAGTCAGCAGACTTTTCTAAAAGTCTCCTAATATCACCATCGGTAATTATACCCTTCAAATTACCTGCTTGATCTACTACTGAAGTAGATCCCATTCTGGTCTTGGTCATTTTAAAAAGAGCCTGTCTAACACTTGTTTCGGTTTTAACTATTGGATTTTGCTTTCTTATTTCAACTACATCTTTAACCTTAGTTAAGAGCTTTTTACCCAGAGAACCTCCTGGATGATAGAGGGCAAAGTCTTCCTGAGTAAATCCATAATAAGTAGATAAGGCAATAGCTAAAGCATCACCTAAGGCTATAGCTGCTGTAGTACTTGCTGTTGGGGCTAGATTAAGCGGACATGCTTCTGTAATTACATCTGTTTCCAGAATTAAATCTGCATAAGTAGCTAAAGTAGAATCATTATCACCGGTCAGAGCAATTAATTTTACTCCAATCCTTCTTAAAGAAGGAAGCAGACTAATTACTTCATCACTTTCACCACTGTTAGAAACTGCAATCACAACATCTCCATTTTTAATCATACCTAGATCACCATGAAGGCCTTCTCCAGCATGGACGAAAAAAGCAGATGTTCCGGTACTAGAAAAAGTAGCAGCCATTTTTTTAGCAACTAAGCCAGCTTTGCCAACTCCAGTAAAAACAACTCTGCCCGGGCAGTCAATAATTATTTTCATAGCCTCTTTGAAACTACCATCAAGGTTATCTCTTATTTTAAGAACAGCCTCTGCTTCAATTTCAAGCACATTTTTGGCTTCATCCATAGCAGAACTTAATTTTTCTTTACTTATATCTTCTTTATTCATTATTTATTCACCTAATTTTTATTTTTTTATTAAATATCATCTATTTCTGGACAGTTTTTAACTGCTGAATCAATTGCAAGTGCCTGTTTCAATATTTTCTCCAGTTTATCCAGTGGAATCATATTGGCACCATCACTTTTAGCTTCAGCTGGATTATCATGTACTTCCATGAAGAGAGAATCAACTCCAGCTGCTAGTCCAGCTCTCATCAAATAAGGTACAAATTCTTTTTCTCCATCAGAACTGTCTCCAGCACCACCAGGAAGCTGTACAGAATGAGTTACATCAAAGACAACTGGATAACCCGTTTTTCTCATCCTTGGTAAAGAACGAAAATCTACTACCAGGTTATTATAGCCAAAAGAAACCCCTCTTTCGGTAAGTAATATCTTTTCATTACCTGTACTTTCAATCTTATTAACAACCTGATCTATATCCCAGGGGGCCAGAAATTGACCCTTTTTTACATTAATTATCCTGTCTGTATTACCTGCAGCAACAAGCATATCAGTCTGCCTTGATAAAAAGGCTGGGATCTGAATAATATCCAATACTTCTGCAGCTTTTTCTGCCTGTTCAGGTAAATGTATATCAGAAATTACCGGTAAATTTAATTCTTCTTTAATTCTCTTTAAAATTGCAAGTCCTTTATCTATTCCAGGCCCACGATATGATTCTATAGAAGAACGATTTGCTTTATCAAAAGAAGATTTAAAAACATAAGGAATACCCAGTCTAGAAGTTATCTCTTTAATACCTTCTGCTATTTTAAATACTCTTTCTTCCTCTTCTATAGCACAGGGGCCGGCTAAAAGCACAAAAGGCTTTTTAGAATCTCCAAAAATTATTTCATCATTCAGTTTCACTTTTTTTAGCATATTTTACACCTCTAGGTTCTATTTCTTTTTTTAAGTTCTTTT contains:
- a CDS encoding 3-deoxy-D-manno-octulosonic acid transferase, which produces MYLLYNTILSVLTVFLLPYFYYKSRSNDEKLNLRERFAFYNHNLDLLFPAEKVIWIHAASVGETLAAQKFTEEIRKNHPQARIIFSNMTASGKKLAKKKIEAADLVIYLPFDLNWVVNKAVNIFKPDLFIMIETELWPNLIKALDEQGTQIMLASGRISDDSFDKYKYLGNLLEDMLQRVDIFSMQHQEAAAKIKELGAPEDHICINGNLKYDLSINHPSEEEYYKKRELFNIKNKTKVVIAGSTHQGEEEIILDLYKKLKPHFKDLKILLAPRYVERREELLDLCQQKAVKAALYTEIKKDEIHLSNDVDIIIIDTMGELAELYYFADLVFIGGSLINRGGHNVIEAAARAKVVLFGPSMYNFKEERDFLVDNETGFEVKDLDDFIEKSYQLLANDNFRKDRAEKAAALIAENRGSVRKNLQLINVLLK
- the kdsA gene encoding 3-deoxy-8-phosphooctulonate synthase; this encodes MLKKVKLNDEIIFGDSKKPFVLLAGPCAIEEEERVFKIAEGIKEITSRLGIPYVFKSSFDKANRSSIESYRGPGIDKGLAILKRIKEELNLPVISDIHLPEQAEKAAEVLDIIQIPAFLSRQTDMLVAAGNTDRIINVKKGQFLAPWDIDQVVNKIESTGNEKILLTERGVSFGYNNLVVDFRSLPRMRKTGYPVVFDVTHSVQLPGGAGDSSDGEKEFVPYLMRAGLAAGVDSLFMEVHDNPAEAKSDGANMIPLDKLEKILKQALAIDSAVKNCPEIDDI
- a CDS encoding glycosyltransferase family 9 protein; protein product: MLDDKAEKILIIRLSAIGDVIHSLPTAYGIRQKYPNAQIDWLVEDKAFPLVNMNPYLDNAIILPRKKWKNDIKEKGIIHTLKEFWSFYKMMRKRNYDITLDLHGLFKSSFSSFLIKPELRMGPADGRELSQFFYQAKIELKEKKLHKVERSLELAKALGVDTELVNYGLKITPVIKSRVSRLFEIEKIDTNKKIIILNPFTTWESKNWFLERYFELADELIAEGYYVIFTGSNADREAIDKYEGNKEFYSNLAGKTDLQELAEIYNRADLYIGGDTGPTHLAAAIGLQVIALMGPTNPVTHGPYGEGHTVIQDNSLKCIRCWDKTCSRNMQCMKSISVAQVMRIAGKKLDEIKLEDGTNESN
- a CDS encoding KpsF/GutQ family sugar-phosphate isomerase, translating into MNKEDISKEKLSSAMDEAKNVLEIEAEAVLKIRDNLDGSFKEAMKIIIDCPGRVVFTGVGKAGLVAKKMAATFSSTGTSAFFVHAGEGLHGDLGMIKNGDVVIAVSNSGESDEVISLLPSLRRIGVKLIALTGDNDSTLATYADLILETDVITEACPLNLAPTASTTAAIALGDALAIALSTYYGFTQEDFALYHPGGSLGKKLLTKVKDVVEIRKQNPIVKTETSVRQALFKMTKTRMGSTSVVDQAGNLKGIITDGDIRRLLEKSADFIDRPVKDYMTVDPVTITKDKLAAEALQIMEEKEINDLPVVEAGKPVAMLNFQDLLRAKVF
- a CDS encoding lysophospholipid acyltransferase family protein; this translates as MIDKITIFLYNLFRFITLKLPRKIAYLPGKFIGYLAYLLTPKRRKLAQKNIKKALGVSDAEAKKITKKVYLNLGLNFAEFLMEDQFTEADIEEMVEFNNLEYLDQALEENKGVIIYSAHLGNWELLGALLAIKGYKINSIAKEQKNSLFDQKINEIRRGIGIGIIPKGLAVRKAFKALRKNEIVALLGDQDARSKGWKMNFFGRPASVFLGAVQFAQRTGAPIVPIFFHRQGWLEHELICYPPIKIAADSSEAELKVELKRLLDLTEKEIERSPEDWMWLHRRWKKYN